A stretch of Streptococcus sp. oral taxon 061 DNA encodes these proteins:
- a CDS encoding cysteine hydrolase family protein encodes MAKALISIDYTEDFVADHGKLTAGVPAQAISDDIYGVTQKAFERGDYIFFTIDAHEENDVFHPESKLFPPHNIIGTSGRNLYGKLADFYQEHADESRVFWMDKRHYSAFSGTDLDIRLRERKVDTVILTGVLTDICVLHTAIDAYNLGYQIEVVKPAVASIWPENHAFALGHFKNTLGAKLVDENLLEITE; translated from the coding sequence ATGGCTAAGGCACTAATTTCTATTGATTATACAGAAGATTTTGTAGCGGATCATGGGAAACTGACTGCGGGTGTTCCAGCTCAAGCAATATCTGATGATATATATGGGGTGACCCAAAAGGCTTTTGAACGTGGAGATTATATCTTTTTTACAATCGATGCCCATGAAGAAAATGATGTTTTTCATCCTGAAAGTAAACTCTTCCCGCCACATAACATTATTGGGACTAGTGGACGAAATTTGTATGGCAAGTTAGCCGACTTCTATCAGGAGCATGCTGATGAAAGTCGTGTTTTCTGGATGGACAAGCGTCACTATTCAGCTTTTTCTGGCACTGATTTGGATATCCGTCTCAGAGAGCGTAAAGTGGATACTGTCATTTTGACGGGAGTTCTTACAGATATTTGTGTCTTGCATACGGCGATTGATGCTTATAATCTTGGTTATCAGATAGAAGTTGTGAAACCAGCAGTAGCATCCATTTGGCCTGAAAATCATGCCTTTGCACTTGGACATTTTAAGAATACACTTGGTGCAAAATTGGTTGATGAAAATTTGCTTGAAATTACAGAATAA
- the codY gene encoding GTP-sensing pleiotropic transcriptional regulator CodY, whose protein sequence is MVHLLEKTRKITSILKRSEEKLQDDLPYNAITRQLADIIDCNACILNSKGRLLGYFMRYKTNNDRVEQFFQSKIFPDEYIQAANMIYDTEYNLPVEHDLTIFPTESRSDFPDGLTTIAPIHVSGIRLGSLIIWRNDKKFEEDDLILVEIASTVVGIQLLNFQREEDEKNIRRRTAVTMAVNTLSYSELRAVSAILGELNGNEGQLTASIIADRIGITRSVIVNALRKLESAGIIESRSLGMKGTYLKVLIPDIFEEVKKRDY, encoded by the coding sequence ATGGTACATTTATTAGAAAAAACAAGAAAAATTACATCGATCCTAAAGCGTTCTGAGGAGAAATTACAAGATGATCTTCCCTACAACGCAATCACGCGTCAATTGGCTGATATCATTGATTGCAATGCCTGCATTTTGAATAGTAAAGGACGCCTCTTGGGATACTTTATGCGCTACAAGACCAATAATGACCGTGTAGAGCAATTTTTCCAATCAAAAATTTTCCCTGATGAATATATTCAAGCAGCAAACATGATTTATGATACGGAGTATAACCTTCCAGTTGAACATGATTTGACTATTTTTCCGACTGAAAGTCGTTCAGATTTTCCAGATGGTTTGACAACAATTGCTCCAATCCATGTCTCTGGTATTCGCTTGGGTTCTTTGATTATTTGGCGTAATGATAAAAAGTTTGAAGAAGATGATTTGATTCTTGTTGAGATTGCCAGTACAGTAGTAGGAATTCAACTCTTGAACTTCCAACGCGAGGAAGATGAGAAAAATATTCGTCGTCGTACAGCTGTCACTATGGCGGTTAACACTCTTTCATACTCTGAATTGCGAGCAGTATCAGCTATTTTAGGAGAACTAAATGGTAATGAAGGTCAATTGACAGCTTCTATCATTGCAGATCGTATCGGTATTACACGTTCGGTGATTGTCAATGCACTGCGTAAACTCGAATCAGCAGGGATTATTGAAAGTCGTTCTCTTGGTATGAAAGGAACTTATCTCAAAGTTCTAATCCCAGATATTTTTGAAGAAGTGAAAAAGAGGGACTATTAA
- a CDS encoding DEAD/DEAH box helicase codes for MKFNEFNLSADLLAEIEKAGFVEASPIQEQTIPLALEGKDVIGQAQTGTGKTAAFGLPTLEKIRTEEGTIQALVIAPTRELAVQSQEELFRFGRSKGVKVRSVYGGSSIEKQIKALKSGAHIVVGTPGRLLDLIKRKALKLQDIETLILDEADEMLNMGFLEDIEAIISRVPENRQTLLFSATMPDAIKRIGVQFMKEPEHVKIAAKELTTELVDQYYIRVKEQEKFDTMTRLMDVEQPELAIVFGRTKRRVDELTRGLKIRGFRAEGIHGDLDQNKRLRVLRDFKNGNLDVLVATDVAARGLDISGVTHVYNYDIPQDPESYVHRIGRTGRAGKSGQSITFVAPNEMGYLQIIENLTKKRMKGLKPASAEEAFQAKKQVALKKIERDFADEAIRGNFDKFAKDARKLAAEFSPEELAMYILSLTVQDPDSLPEVEIAREKPLPFKPSGGGFGAKGKSGRGGRRGDDRRDRDRRGNGRRDDFKKGSRKNDRFEKEKRYRKDNKNPRNTSSEKKTGFVIRNKGDK; via the coding sequence GTGAAATTTAATGAATTTAATCTTTCTGCGGATTTGTTAGCAGAAATCGAAAAAGCAGGATTTGTAGAAGCAAGTCCGATTCAAGAGCAAACCATTCCTTTGGCTCTTGAAGGGAAAGATGTTATCGGACAAGCTCAAACCGGTACAGGGAAAACTGCAGCCTTTGGCTTGCCAACCCTTGAAAAAATTCGTACAGAAGAAGGAACCATTCAAGCTTTGGTCATTGCACCAACCCGTGAACTAGCTGTACAAAGTCAGGAAGAACTCTTCCGCTTTGGTCGAAGCAAGGGTGTAAAAGTCCGTTCTGTTTATGGTGGTTCAAGTATCGAAAAACAAATCAAGGCACTTAAATCAGGAGCTCATATCGTAGTTGGAACGCCTGGTCGTCTTCTAGACTTGATCAAACGCAAGGCCTTGAAACTACAGGACATTGAAACTCTTATCCTTGACGAAGCAGATGAAATGCTTAACATGGGCTTCCTTGAGGATATTGAAGCCATCATCTCTCGTGTCCCAGAAAATCGTCAAACCTTACTCTTTTCAGCAACTATGCCAGATGCCATCAAACGTATCGGAGTTCAGTTTATGAAAGAACCTGAGCATGTGAAGATTGCTGCTAAGGAATTAACAACTGAATTGGTTGACCAATACTATATCCGAGTTAAAGAACAAGAAAAATTTGATACCATGACTCGTCTCATGGACGTGGAGCAACCTGAACTTGCGATTGTATTTGGTCGTACCAAACGCCGTGTAGATGAGTTGACTCGTGGTCTGAAGATCCGTGGTTTCCGTGCGGAAGGTATTCATGGAGACCTTGACCAAAACAAACGTCTTCGTGTCCTTCGTGATTTTAAAAATGGGAATCTTGATGTCCTTGTTGCAACAGATGTTGCTGCACGTGGATTGGATATCTCAGGTGTGACCCATGTCTACAACTATGATATTCCTCAAGATCCTGAGAGTTATGTTCACCGTATCGGTCGTACAGGTCGTGCTGGTAAGTCAGGTCAATCCATCACTTTTGTTGCACCAAATGAGATGGGTTATCTCCAAATTATCGAGAACTTGACTAAGAAACGCATGAAAGGCCTCAAGCCTGCAAGTGCAGAAGAAGCCTTCCAAGCTAAGAAACAGGTTGCACTCAAGAAAATTGAACGTGACTTTGCTGATGAAGCTATTCGTGGAAACTTTGATAAATTCGCAAAAGATGCCCGTAAATTGGCAGCCGAATTCAGCCCAGAAGAATTGGCCATGTACATCCTTAGCTTAACGGTTCAGGATCCAGATAGTCTTCCAGAAGTTGAAATTGCACGTGAGAAACCATTACCATTCAAACCATCTGGTGGTGGATTTGGAGCAAAAGGCAAGTCTGGTCGTGGTGGCCGTCGTGGTGACGACCGTCGAGATCGTGATCGCCGTGGCAATGGTCGTCGTGATGATTTCAAAAAAGGCAGTCGCAAGAACGACCGCTTTGAGAAGGAAAAACGTTACCGTAAGGATAATAAAAATCCACGTAATACTTCAAGCGAGAAGAAGACAGGCTTTGTGATTCGTAACAAAGGAGATAAATAA
- a CDS encoding FAD-containing oxidoreductase — protein sequence MLTYDLIVIGFGKAGKTLAGKLASAGKKVALIERSKAMYGGTCINIGCIPTKTLLVAAEKNLSFDQVMATKNTVTTRLNGKNYATVAGTGVDIFDAEAHFVSNKVIEIQAGDEKQELTAETIVINTGAISNVLPIPGLAISKNVFDSTGIQNLEQLPEKLGVLGGGNIGLEFASLYNKLGSKVTVLDALDTFLPRAEPSIAALAKQYLEEDGIELLQNVRTTEIKNDGDQVLVVTENETYRFDALLYATGRKPNVEPLHLENTDIELTERGAIKVDKHCQTNVPGVFAVGDVNGGLQFTYISLDDFRVVYSYLAGDGSYTLEDRLNVPNTLFITPALSQVGLTESQAADLKLPYAVKEIPVAAMPRGHVNGDLRGAFKAVVNTETKEILGATIFSEGSQEIINIITVAMDNKIPYTYFTKQIFTHPTLAENLNDLFAI from the coding sequence ATGTTAACATACGATTTAATTGTCATTGGATTTGGTAAGGCTGGTAAGACGCTTGCTGGGAAACTAGCCTCAGCTGGTAAAAAAGTTGCCCTTATCGAACGTAGCAAAGCTATGTACGGTGGAACTTGTATCAACATCGGTTGTATCCCAACAAAAACTTTGCTAGTTGCAGCTGAAAAGAACCTTTCATTTGATCAGGTCATGGCTACTAAAAATACGGTTACTACACGCCTCAATGGAAAAAATTATGCTACTGTAGCTGGTACAGGTGTAGATATCTTTGATGCTGAAGCACACTTTGTCTCAAACAAGGTTATTGAAATTCAAGCTGGAGATGAAAAACAAGAACTGACTGCTGAAACAATCGTTATCAACACTGGTGCTATTTCAAACGTATTGCCAATTCCAGGCCTTGCTATAAGCAAGAACGTCTTTGACTCAACAGGTATCCAAAACTTAGAACAATTACCAGAAAAACTTGGTGTACTTGGTGGAGGAAATATCGGCCTTGAATTTGCCAGTCTCTACAACAAACTTGGAAGCAAGGTTACAGTCCTAGATGCTTTGGATACTTTCCTACCACGCGCAGAACCTTCTATCGCTGCTCTTGCCAAACAATACTTGGAAGAAGATGGAATTGAACTCCTTCAAAATGTCCGCACTACAGAAATCAAAAACGACGGTGACCAAGTGCTTGTCGTGACCGAGAATGAAACATACCGTTTCGACGCGCTTCTCTACGCAACTGGTCGTAAGCCAAATGTAGAACCACTTCATCTTGAAAATACAGATATCGAACTAACTGAACGTGGCGCTATCAAAGTCGACAAACACTGCCAAACAAACGTTCCAGGTGTCTTTGCAGTTGGAGATGTCAACGGTGGACTTCAATTCACCTACATTTCTCTAGATGACTTCCGTGTTGTCTACAGCTATCTTGCTGGTGATGGTAGCTACACACTTGAGGATCGTCTCAATGTACCAAACACCCTCTTCATCACTCCTGCACTTTCACAAGTTGGTTTAACTGAAAGCCAAGCAGCTGATTTGAAACTTCCATACGCTGTTAAGGAAATCCCTGTTGCTGCTATGCCTCGTGGCCATGTAAATGGAGATCTTCGTGGTGCCTTCAAAGCAGTTGTCAATACAGAAACCAAAGAAATTCTCGGTGCAACTATCTTCTCAGAAGGTTCACAAGAAATCATCAACATCATCACTGTTGCTATGGACAACAAGATTCCATACACTTACTTCACAAAACAAATCTTCACTCACCCAACCTTGGCTGAAAACTTGAATGACTTGTTTGCGATTTAA
- the murT gene encoding lipid II isoglutaminyl synthase subunit MurT, whose product MKFKTTLGLLAGRSSHFILSRLGRGSTLPGKLALQFDKDILQHLAKNYEIVVVTGTNGKTLTTALTVGILKEIYGQVLTNPSGANMITGITTTFLTAKSSKIGKNVAVLEIDEASLSHICDYIQPSLFVITNIFRDQMDRYGEIYTTYNMILDAIRKVPTATVLLNGDSPLFYKPAIPNPVQYFGFDLEKGPAKLAHYNTEGILCPDCQSILKYELNTYANLGAYICENCGCKRLDLDYRLTELVELTNNRSRFVIDGQEYGIQIGGLYNIYNALAAVAIARYLGADSQLIKQGFDKSRAVFGRQETFHIGDKECTLVLIKNPVGATQAIEMIKLAPYPFSLSVLLNANYADGIDTSWIWDADFEQITEMDIPEINAGGVRHSEIARRLRVTGYPADKITETSSLEQVLKTIEAQDCKHAYILATYTAMLEFRELLSNRQLVRKEMN is encoded by the coding sequence ATGAAATTTAAAACTACTTTGGGCCTTCTTGCTGGGCGTTCTTCTCACTTTATTTTGAGCCGTCTTGGCCGTGGAAGTACGCTTCCTGGAAAACTCGCCCTTCAATTTGATAAAGATATTTTACAACATTTAGCAAAGAACTACGAAATTGTAGTGGTAACTGGTACCAATGGGAAAACCTTGACAACCGCTCTCACTGTCGGTATCCTAAAGGAAATTTATGGTCAAGTTTTAACTAATCCAAGTGGTGCCAACATGATAACAGGGATTACAACGACTTTCTTGACTGCAAAATCGTCAAAAATTGGAAAAAATGTTGCAGTGCTTGAAATCGATGAAGCTAGTCTCTCACACATCTGTGACTACATCCAACCAAGTCTTTTTGTCATTACCAATATCTTCCGTGACCAAATGGACCGCTACGGAGAGATTTATACGACCTACAACATGATTTTGGACGCTATTCGAAAAGTTCCTACTGCTACTGTCCTCCTTAACGGTGACAGTCCACTTTTCTACAAGCCTGCAATTCCAAATCCTGTTCAGTATTTTGGTTTTGATTTGGAAAAAGGTCCAGCAAAACTTGCTCACTACAATACTGAAGGTATTCTCTGCCCAGACTGTCAAAGTATTTTGAAATATGAGCTTAATACTTATGCCAACTTAGGAGCATATATCTGCGAAAACTGTGGATGTAAACGTCTTGACTTAGACTATCGTCTGACAGAATTGGTTGAGCTGACCAACAATCGTTCCCGCTTTGTTATCGATGGTCAGGAATACGGTATCCAAATCGGTGGGCTTTATAATATCTATAATGCTCTCGCTGCAGTCGCTATTGCTCGTTACCTTGGAGCGGATTCTCAACTGATTAAGCAAGGATTTGACAAGAGTCGCGCTGTATTCGGTCGCCAGGAGACCTTCCATATCGGTGATAAGGAGTGCACGCTGGTTCTCATCAAGAATCCTGTTGGTGCTACCCAAGCTATTGAGATGATAAAATTAGCTCCTTATCCGTTTAGCCTTTCTGTTCTCCTAAATGCCAACTATGCAGACGGAATTGATACCAGCTGGATTTGGGATGCTGATTTTGAACAAATTACTGAGATGGATATCCCAGAAATCAACGCCGGTGGCGTTCGTCATTCTGAAATTGCTCGTCGTCTTCGAGTAACTGGTTATCCAGCTGATAAAATCACTGAAACAAGCAGTCTGGAACAAGTTCTTAAAACGATTGAAGCTCAAGACTGCAAGCATGCTTATATCCTTGCGACTTATACGGCCATGCTGGAATTCCGAGAATTACTATCCAATCGTCAGCTTGTTAGAAAGGAGATGAACTAA
- the gatD gene encoding lipid II isoglutaminyl synthase subunit GatD translates to MVYTSLSSKDGNYPYQLNIAHLYGNLMNTYGDNGNILMLKYVAEKLGAHVTVDIVSLHDDFDENHYDIAFFGGGQDFEQSIIAGDLPAKKESIDNFIQNDGVVLAICGGFQLLGQYYIEASGRRIEGLGVMGHYTLNQTNNRFIGDIKIHNEEFDEIYYGFENHQGRTFLSDDQKPLGQVVYGNGNNEEKIGEGVHYKNVFGSYFHGPILSRNANLAYRLVTTALKKKYGQSIVLPAYEDILSQEVAEEYSDVKSKAEFN, encoded by the coding sequence ATGGTTTATACTTCACTTTCCTCAAAAGACGGCAACTATCCTTACCAGCTAAATATCGCCCACCTCTATGGTAACCTCATGAACACCTACGGAGATAATGGGAATATTCTTATGCTTAAGTACGTAGCTGAAAAGCTTGGTGCCCATGTAACAGTTGACATCGTTTCACTTCATGATGATTTCGATGAAAATCATTACGATATCGCCTTTTTCGGTGGTGGCCAAGACTTTGAACAAAGTATCATTGCTGGTGATTTACCTGCTAAAAAAGAAAGTATCGATAACTTTATCCAAAATGATGGTGTTGTCCTTGCTATCTGCGGTGGCTTCCAACTATTGGGTCAATACTATATCGAAGCTTCTGGAAGACGTATCGAAGGCCTAGGTGTCATGGGACACTACACTCTCAATCAAACTAACAACCGCTTTATCGGTGATATTAAAATTCATAACGAAGAATTTGATGAAATCTACTATGGTTTTGAGAACCACCAAGGCCGTACCTTCCTCTCAGATGACCAAAAACCACTCGGTCAGGTCGTTTACGGAAATGGAAACAACGAAGAAAAAATCGGTGAAGGCGTTCACTATAAAAATGTTTTCGGTTCTTATTTCCACGGACCTATTTTATCCCGTAATGCAAATCTAGCCTATCGCTTGGTCACTACTGCACTCAAGAAAAAATATGGTCAGAGCATTGTCCTTCCAGCTTATGAAGATATCCTCAGCCAAGAAGTAGCTGAAGAATACAGCGATGTGAAAAGCAAGGCAGAATTCAACTAA
- a CDS encoding Xaa-Pro peptidase family protein, giving the protein MSKLQQILTYLESEKLDVAVVSDPVTINYLTGFYSDPHERQMFLFVLGNQEPLLFVPALEVERASSTVSFPVVGYVDSENPWKKIQNALPHLDFKRVAVEFDNLILTKYHGLKSVFETAEFENLTPLIQRMRLIKSADEVQKMMVAGVYADKSVKVGFDNISLDNTETNIIAQIDFAMKREGYEMSFDTMVLTGDNAANPHGIPGANKVENNALLLFDLGVMVNGYASDMTRTVAVGKPDQFKKDIYNLTLEAQQAALDFIKPGVTAHEVDRAAREVIEKAGYGEYFNHRLGHGIGMDVHEFPSIMEGNDMVIEEGMCFSVEPGIYIPGKVGVRIEDCGVVTKDGFDLFTSTSKDLLYFD; this is encoded by the coding sequence ATGTCTAAATTACAACAAATCTTAACTTATCTTGAATCAGAAAAGCTAGACGTCGCTGTCGTATCTGACCCCGTCACAATTAATTACCTCACTGGCTTTTACAGTGATCCACACGAACGCCAAATGTTCCTCTTTGTCCTTGGAAATCAAGAACCACTTCTCTTCGTTCCAGCCCTTGAGGTTGAGCGTGCAAGCAGCACTGTCTCATTCCCAGTTGTTGGTTATGTGGACTCTGAAAACCCTTGGAAGAAAATCCAAAACGCCTTGCCACATCTTGATTTCAAACGTGTTGCAGTTGAGTTTGATAACCTCATCTTGACTAAATACCACGGTTTAAAATCTGTCTTTGAAACTGCGGAATTTGAAAACTTAACTCCACTAATCCAGCGTATGCGCTTGATTAAGTCAGCTGACGAAGTGCAAAAGATGATGGTAGCAGGTGTCTATGCAGACAAGTCTGTCAAAGTCGGTTTTGACAATATCTCTCTTGACAATACTGAAACAAATATCATTGCACAGATTGATTTTGCCATGAAACGCGAAGGCTATGAAATGAGTTTTGATACTATGGTTTTGACAGGTGATAACGCTGCAAATCCACACGGTATTCCTGGGGCCAACAAGGTTGAAAATAACGCCCTTCTCCTCTTTGATCTCGGTGTAATGGTCAATGGTTATGCATCAGATATGACTCGTACAGTCGCTGTCGGTAAACCTGATCAATTCAAGAAAGATATTTACAACTTGACTCTTGAAGCCCAACAAGCTGCCCTTGACTTTATCAAACCTGGTGTGACAGCTCATGAAGTAGACCGCGCAGCTCGTGAAGTGATCGAAAAAGCTGGCTACGGTGAGTACTTCAACCATCGTCTCGGTCATGGTATCGGTATGGATGTACACGAATTCCCTTCAATCATGGAAGGAAACGACATGGTTATCGAAGAGGGTATGTGCTTCTCAGTTGAACCCGGCATCTACATCCCTGGTAAAGTCGGTGTCCGTATTGAAGACTGTGGTGTTGTGACCAAAGACGGCTTTGACCTCTTTACAAGTACCAGCAAAGATTTGCTTTATTTTGATTAA
- a CDS encoding GNAT family N-acetyltransferase, whose product MRAVGTQTIETKRLILRRFVETDAQAMFDNWASRSENLTYVTWDPHLNVEQTRNSIGNWVKSYDNPNYYKWAICLKENPPQVIGDISLVSVHEENSSCEIGYILGMDYWGRGIMTEALKAILSYCLDEIGFEEVDACYVSLNPASGRVMEKAGMTFWKTIPNAVERKGYIADKIYYQIKK is encoded by the coding sequence ATGAGAGCAGTAGGGACACAAACTATTGAGACAAAACGTTTGATATTAAGGAGATTTGTGGAAACTGATGCTCAAGCCATGTTTGATAATTGGGCTTCACGCTCAGAGAATCTGACCTATGTGACTTGGGATCCTCACCTGAATGTCGAACAGACTCGAAATTCTATTGGCAATTGGGTAAAATCCTATGACAATCCAAATTACTACAAATGGGCTATTTGTCTCAAAGAAAATCCACCCCAGGTCATCGGAGATATTAGTCTTGTCAGTGTGCATGAAGAAAACTCTAGCTGTGAGATCGGATATATCTTAGGGATGGACTACTGGGGACGAGGAATCATGACAGAAGCCTTGAAGGCAATTTTATCATACTGTCTAGATGAGATTGGATTTGAAGAGGTTGATGCTTGCTATGTAAGTCTAAACCCAGCATCAGGGCGTGTTATGGAAAAGGCGGGTATGACTTTTTGGAAGACGATTCCAAATGCAGTTGAACGAAAAGGTTATATTGCTGATAAAATTTATTATCAAATCAAAAAATAA
- the nadE gene encoding ammonia-dependent NAD(+) synthetase has protein sequence MSLQETIIQQLGVKPVIDAQEEIRRSIDFLKRYLKKHPFLKTFVLGISGGQDSTLAGRLAQLAMEEMRAETGDDSYKFIAVRLPYGVQADEADAQKALAFIQPDVSLVVNIKESADAMTVAVEATGSVVSDFNKGNIKARSRMIAQYALAGAHSGAVIGTDHAAENITGFFTKFGDGGADILPLYRLNKRQGKQLLKELGADPALYEKVPTADLEEEKPGIADEVALGVTYNEIDDYLEGKQVSPEAQATIEKWWYKGQHKRHLPITVFDKFWE, from the coding sequence ATGAGTTTGCAAGAAACCATTATCCAGCAACTAGGTGTAAAACCAGTGATTGACGCCCAGGAAGAAATCCGTCGTTCGATTGACTTTTTAAAACGATATTTAAAGAAGCATCCCTTCTTAAAAACTTTTGTGTTAGGCATTTCTGGAGGTCAAGACTCGACCTTAGCAGGACGCTTGGCTCAACTAGCCATGGAAGAAATGCGAGCAGAAACAGGTGATGATAGCTATAAATTTATAGCAGTTCGTTTGCCTTATGGAGTACAAGCTGATGAAGCAGATGCCCAAAAAGCCCTAGCTTTTATCCAGCCAGATGTGAGCTTAGTAGTGAATATCAAGGAATCTGCTGATGCTATGACAGTAGCAGTCGAAGCAACAGGAAGTGTAGTTTCCGATTTTAACAAAGGAAATATCAAGGCTCGTAGCCGTATGATTGCCCAATATGCCCTTGCAGGTGCTCATAGCGGAGCTGTTATCGGGACAGACCATGCTGCGGAAAATATCACAGGTTTCTTTACCAAGTTTGGTGACGGTGGTGCAGATATTCTCCCACTCTATCGCCTCAATAAACGCCAAGGAAAACAACTCTTGAAAGAACTTGGAGCTGATCCAGCCCTCTATGAAAAAGTTCCAACAGCAGACTTAGAAGAAGAAAAACCAGGTATTGCAGACGAAGTAGCCTTGGGAGTTACTTACAATGAAATTGATGATTATCTCGAAGGTAAACAAGTAAGCCCAGAAGCCCAAGCAACCATTGAAAAATGGTGGTACAAAGGCCAACACAAACGCCATCTACCAATCACAGTGTTTGATAAGTTTTGGGAGTAA
- a CDS encoding nicotinate phosphoribosyltransferase: MYPDDSLTLHTDLYQINMMQVYFDQGIHNKKAVFEVYFRQQPFKNGYAVFAGLERIVNYLENLRFSESDIAYLESLGYHGAFLEYLRNLKLELTVRSAQEGDLVFANEPIVQVEGPLAQCQLVETALLNIVNFQTLIATKAARIRSVIDDEPLMEFGTRRAQEMDAAIWGTRAAVIGGANGTSNVRAGKLFGIPVLGTHAHALVQVYGNDYQAFKAYASTHKNCVFLVDTYDTLRIGVPAAIQVARELGDKINFLGVRIDSGDIAYISKKVRQQLDEAGFTDAKIYASNDLDENTILNLKMQKAKIDVWGVGTKLITAYDQPALGAVYKVVAIEDENGHMRNTIKLSNNAEKVSTPGKKQVWRITSREKGKSEGDYITYDGVDVASMTEIKMFHPTYTYIKKTVRNFDAVPLLVDIFKEGKLVYDLPSLPEIQAYARKEFDKLWDEYKRVLNPQHYPVDLARDVWQDKMDLIDKMRKEALGEGEEE, encoded by the coding sequence ATGTACCCAGATGATAGTTTAACTTTGCACACTGATTTGTATCAAATTAACATGATGCAAGTTTACTTCGACCAAGGCATTCATAATAAGAAAGCAGTTTTTGAAGTTTATTTCCGCCAACAACCTTTCAAAAACGGTTATGCTGTATTTGCAGGTTTGGAACGAATTGTGAACTACTTAGAAAACCTGCGCTTTTCTGAGAGCGATATTGCTTATTTGGAATCACTTGGTTATCATGGCGCCTTCTTGGAATATCTCCGTAATCTCAAGTTGGAATTGACTGTACGTTCTGCTCAAGAAGGGGACTTGGTATTTGCCAATGAACCGATTGTTCAAGTGGAAGGTCCTTTGGCTCAGTGTCAATTGGTTGAAACAGCTCTCTTGAACATCGTCAACTTTCAAACCTTGATTGCGACTAAGGCGGCTCGTATTCGTTCAGTCATTGATGATGAACCTTTGATGGAATTCGGAACACGTCGTGCGCAAGAAATGGATGCGGCTATCTGGGGGACTCGTGCGGCTGTTATTGGTGGTGCCAATGGAACTAGTAATGTACGTGCAGGTAAGCTCTTTGGTATTCCGGTTTTAGGAACTCATGCTCATGCTTTAGTTCAAGTTTATGGAAATGACTATCAGGCTTTCAAGGCTTATGCCTCAACGCACAAAAATTGTGTCTTTCTAGTAGATACCTACGATACTCTTCGCATCGGTGTTCCAGCAGCGATTCAGGTTGCGCGTGAACTTGGTGACAAGATTAATTTCCTTGGTGTCCGCATTGACTCTGGAGATATTGCCTATATTTCTAAAAAAGTTCGTCAACAACTGGATGAAGCAGGATTTACGGATGCTAAGATCTATGCATCCAATGATCTTGATGAAAATACCATCCTTAATCTCAAGATGCAAAAAGCTAAGATTGACGTCTGGGGTGTAGGTACTAAACTCATCACTGCTTATGACCAACCAGCACTTGGAGCAGTTTACAAGGTTGTTGCTATTGAAGACGAGAATGGTCATATGCGCAATACCATTAAACTTTCAAACAATGCTGAGAAAGTTTCAACACCAGGTAAGAAACAAGTTTGGCGCATCACCAGTCGTGAAAAAGGCAAATCAGAAGGCGATTACATTACCTATGATGGTGTCGATGTTGCTAGCATGACTGAAATCAAGATGTTCCATCCAACCTATACTTATATCAAGAAAACTGTCCGTAATTTTGATGCTGTTCCTCTCTTGGTAGACATTTTCAAGGAAGGTAAGCTAGTTTATGACTTACCAAGTCTGCCTGAAATTCAAGCCTATGCTCGTAAGGAATTTGATAAGCTCTGGGATGAATACAAACGCGTACTGAACCCACAACATTATCCTGTGGACTTGGCTCGTGACGTATGGCAAGACAAGATGGACTTGATTGATAAGATGCGTAAGGAAGCTCTAGGCGAAGGAGAAGAAGAATGA